The nucleotide window TACTTAGGCTGCCCTTTGCGTCAAACTTTTGTGCCCTAATTGGTCGGCAGTGAGGAAATCTTGCGACTTAAACGTGGAATCTCCGCCCGGTCCCTTCCGCCGAGGCCACGGCTGGTGGAGAATCCGCGCACGCAAAGTTACGCAGCCGTGGGGCGGGCCGATCCGCTTGCCGACAAAATGGCCCCGTCCATCGCGCCGGCCATCGTGCCGGCCACGTATTACTGAATGTCCGGTCGGAAGCTGTGAAACAATACACGGGTCCCCGTGATGGCCGGCATACCGCCAGAGCCCGGGACCAATCTCCCCAAGGATAGGAAAATGGCTGATGTCAGCTGACAGCAACACGCCAACCGGAGCGGTGAACCACGCCGACCGGATTGACGACGACGGCGGCAAGCCCGCCAAATGGAAAATTGTTGGCCCCGGACTCGTCGTTGCGGCGACTGGTGTCGGTGCCGCGGACATGGTGGCCACCCTGGTGGCAGGCTCCCAGTTCGGTTACCAGCTCTTCTGGGCCGTTATCGTCGGTGTCATCCTGAAGATTGTCCTGGTTGAAGGTGCAGGCCGTTACACCCTGGCCACCGGCAAGACCATCTTCGAAGGCTGGCGCTCGCTGGGCCGCTGGACCACCTGGTACTTCGGGCCGTACATCATCATTTGGGGCTTCGTCTACGGCGCCACCGCGATGTCCTCGGCCGCCCTGCCGCTGGCTGCCTTGTTCCCGGTGTTCCCGCTCTGGGTCTGGGCGATCCTGATGGGCCTGGCCGGTTTCGCGATGGTCTGGTTCGGCAAGTACGCCACCTTCGAAAAGATCACCGCTGCCCTGGTCGGCATCATGTTCGTGACCGTTGTGGGGCTGGCAGTCATCGCGGTTCCCAACATCCCCGAAATGCTCACGGGCCTGATCCCGTCGATCCCGGCTGAAGGCGGACTCCTGTCCACCCTGGCCCTCGCCGGCGGCGTCGGCGGCACCATCACGCTGGCGGCCTATGGCTACTGGCTGCGTGAAAAGGGCTGGTACACGCCCAAGTGGATGCGCGTCATGCGGATCGACAACTCGGTTGCGTACATCATGACCGGCATCTTCGTCCTGGCCATGCTGATTGTCGGTGCAGAGGTTGTCCGCTCCGCCGGCGTCTCCATCAGCGGTGGCGACGAAGGCCTGCTGGAACTGGCCGGCGTCCTCAACGAGCGCTATGGCGACGTCGTCGGCACCGGCTTCCTGGTCGGTTTCTGGGCCGCATCGTTCTCGTCGATCATCGGCGTGTGGAACGGTGTCTCCCTGATGTTCGCCGATTTCTGGGGACATATGCGCAAGAAGGAATCCGGCCACCCGGATACCCGAGTGGGCGGCAAGTACTTCAAGTTCTACGTGCTCTGGCTGACCTTCCCGCCGATGCTGCTGTTCATCCTGGGCAAGCCGATCGGCCTGATCCTGGCTTACGGTGTACTCGGTTCGCTGTTCATGCCGTTCCTGGCCCTGACCCTGCTGGGCCTGCTCAACGGCAAGCGCGTGCCGAAGGAATGGTCGAACAAGCTGCATACCAACATCGCCCTGGGCATCTGTGCTCTGCTGTTCGGGATCCTCGGTGTCCAGCAGCTGGTCAAGGCCATCGCCCCGATTTTCGGCGGCTGACCCCGCGGGTAAATGCATACCCAGCTAGAAGAACTTTGCCCTGCCGCTACTCCAACGTGCGGCAGGGCAAAGTTCTTTTAAGGGGCCGGCTGGTCGTGGGTGACGATCGAGGCGAGGAACTCGTCCGCTTCGGTCAGTCCGCGGGCGGCCTGCTCAAGAATGGCTCGCGCCTCGGTCTCCAGTGTGCGGCCGTGGCAAGCGGCCAGCACACGGAGGCCTTCAATGGTGCGCGCGTTCAGGTTGGGAATGCTCAGTGTCTCCATGACGCCACCTTCCGTGTGACATCAATGCTAGACCCGGCCTTCCGTGCTGTCACCGGACCGGATGGTGTTACCGGAGCGGGTCGAAGGGGCGGATCTCATCCGGAACGTGTCCGGTGACGATCTGCTCGGCCAACAGTTTGCCGGTTGCCGGACCTAGGACAATGCCCCACATACCGTGGCCGCCGGCCACGTAGACCCCGGGGGAGCGGGTGGCGCCGACCACCGGCAGTCCGTCCGGTGTGACCGGCCGTGCGCCAACCCAGATGTCCTCGAGGTTCTCCAGGTCCATGTTGGTAAACAGCGGGCGCACCGAGGCAAGGATGGCGTCGATGCGTCCGGTCTGCAGTGGCTCGTCCGGACCGCGGAACTCCATCGTGCCGGCGATGCGAAGCCGGCCCTGGTAAGGCGTGCACGCCACGCGGCGGGCCGGGAAGTAGATGGGGAACTCGGCAGGATCGTCGGTGGCCACGCTGAACGAGTAGCCGCGGCCGGCCTGGATCTGTGTCTTCACCCCAAGCGGCTTGGCCAGCTTCGGCAGCCAGGCCCCGGTAGCGAGCACCACGACGTCGGCGTTCACCGGTTCCTGTCCGTAGCTGTCGACAGAGATTCCCTGCGGGCCGTGGCGCAGGGAGTGCACCTCGCCGCCGGTCACGATCCTGGCGCCGCGGGCCTGCACTGCGTCGGCCAGTGCCTGCACAAACGGCCCCGGTTCGATGAAGCGCTGGTCTTCCATTTCATAAACCGTGGACACTCCGGCGGACAGCTGGGGCACCTTCACCTGCGGATTGTCCAGGCGCTTGAGGGGCACGCGCTGGCCGGCCTTCTCCACCTGCTGGATCTCGTGGATGAAAGGGCCGCTTTCCCTTTCCCGCTCGAAGCCGATGACAAAGGGGCCCTTCCGCGTCCACGCGTCCACGCCGTTCGACGTCAGTTCGTCGAAGGAGTCCAGAGCCATGCGGTCGATCGGCGTCAGCGCGGCCATCGCTTTTTCCCAGGCCTTCGCAGTGGCGTGCAGGCCGAAGCGTGCCAGGAACGCCCAGAGCTTCGGATCCAGCCGGGCGGGGATGTGCAGCGGCGCGGTCGAATCGAGAAGCGCCTTGGGTGCGTAGGACCACAGAGTCGGATCGGACAGCGGCATGGCCATGCCGGGTGTCAGCCACCCGGCGTTGCCCCATGAAGCGCCGGCAGCTACGCCGGAGCGATCCAGGACCGTCACCTCGAGCCCGCGTTCCTGCAGATGCCAAGCCGTAGCCAGGCCAACCATTCCAGCACCGACAACGACGGCGGTGCGCGGCGACTGTGCGCGTGAGTACACTTTGCTCTCCCTCAAACTATGACTCGTGCCACATGGCATTGCCTCCAGTGTGAACAATCTAAAAACAAGTCGCAATTGATTCGACAATGATTCTGCGCGAAGCTGGATTTATGCCGAGTGATTCAACAAAAGCCGGAAGTTATACCCGCCGGCCGAATAACGTTCGACACCCTGTTTTGGACGAAACGGACCGCATCGTCGTGCAGCTGTTGCAGGCCGATGCGCGCACACCCAACAATGCGATTGCCGCTGCCGCCGGCATCGCACCATCCACCTGCCACGGCCGGATCCGCTCACTCCAGGAGCGCGGGATCATCCGCGGCTTCCATGCGGATGTCGACCCCGCTGCCGTGGGACGGGGTCTGCAGGCGTTGATCTCCATCCGCCTGCAGGCGGATGCGCGGTCCAACCTGACCAGGTTCGAAAAGTACCTGGCCGGCTTGTCCGCCGTCGAAAGCATCTTTTTTGTCACCGGGGACCGGGACTTCATGATCCATGTCGCGGTGGCCGACTCCGAGGCGCTGCGGGATCTTGTGGCCAACAACCTGAGCCTCCGGCCGGAAGTGGCCGGGACCAACACCACGGTGATTTTCGAATACGTCCGTCCGCCCGGCAGTTCGCTCGCACCCTGACCCAGCCTGCCGTTGCCGCCGTCTGCTCGATATGCGATCTGCGCCTGCAGGGCGCGACGATGCCCGTTCTGTTGACATGTCAATGAACCTGCCTCTAAGATAGTTGAAGAATCAACCAACAGACAGAAGGTAATCATGTCCTGGTTCAAGAACCTCTTCCGCTCGTCCAATGGCCGTCGCTCTGCCGAAACCCCCGTTGAGCAGACTCCCGCCGCTGTAACAGTGGAGGCTGCCGCGCCGGCGCCGGTAGTCGAGGCTGCCCCTGTCGCGAGTGCTGCGGGCCTTCCCAAGATCGCTATCGTCACCGGAAGCACTCGCCCGGGC belongs to Arthrobacter crystallopoietes and includes:
- a CDS encoding Nramp family divalent metal transporter, with the translated sequence MSADSNTPTGAVNHADRIDDDGGKPAKWKIVGPGLVVAATGVGAADMVATLVAGSQFGYQLFWAVIVGVILKIVLVEGAGRYTLATGKTIFEGWRSLGRWTTWYFGPYIIIWGFVYGATAMSSAALPLAALFPVFPLWVWAILMGLAGFAMVWFGKYATFEKITAALVGIMFVTVVGLAVIAVPNIPEMLTGLIPSIPAEGGLLSTLALAGGVGGTITLAAYGYWLREKGWYTPKWMRVMRIDNSVAYIMTGIFVLAMLIVGAEVVRSAGVSISGGDEGLLELAGVLNERYGDVVGTGFLVGFWAASFSSIIGVWNGVSLMFADFWGHMRKKESGHPDTRVGGKYFKFYVLWLTFPPMLLFILGKPIGLILAYGVLGSLFMPFLALTLLGLLNGKRVPKEWSNKLHTNIALGICALLFGILGVQQLVKAIAPIFGG
- a CDS encoding FitA-like ribbon-helix-helix domain-containing protein, which translates into the protein METLSIPNLNARTIEGLRVLAACHGRTLETEARAILEQAARGLTEADEFLASIVTHDQPAP
- a CDS encoding NAD(P)/FAD-dependent oxidoreductase, with the translated sequence MYSRAQSPRTAVVVGAGMVGLATAWHLQERGLEVTVLDRSGVAAGASWGNAGWLTPGMAMPLSDPTLWSYAPKALLDSTAPLHIPARLDPKLWAFLARFGLHATAKAWEKAMAALTPIDRMALDSFDELTSNGVDAWTRKGPFVIGFERERESGPFIHEIQQVEKAGQRVPLKRLDNPQVKVPQLSAGVSTVYEMEDQRFIEPGPFVQALADAVQARGARIVTGGEVHSLRHGPQGISVDSYGQEPVNADVVVLATGAWLPKLAKPLGVKTQIQAGRGYSFSVATDDPAEFPIYFPARRVACTPYQGRLRIAGTMEFRGPDEPLQTGRIDAILASVRPLFTNMDLENLEDIWVGARPVTPDGLPVVGATRSPGVYVAGGHGMWGIVLGPATGKLLAEQIVTGHVPDEIRPFDPLR
- a CDS encoding Lrp/AsnC family transcriptional regulator, with product MDETDRIVVQLLQADARTPNNAIAAAAGIAPSTCHGRIRSLQERGIIRGFHADVDPAAVGRGLQALISIRLQADARSNLTRFEKYLAGLSAVESIFFVTGDRDFMIHVAVADSEALRDLVANNLSLRPEVAGTNTTVIFEYVRPPGSSLAP